In one Streptomyces sp. T12 genomic region, the following are encoded:
- a CDS encoding LAETG motif-containing sortase-dependent surface protein → MSAAHRSSSTARRSLLTATAAGALLGALWFVPSANATGDEPARTDPSVTRTTQVTQQARAASESTDDTAEDSTRLADTGSFDTTPYIVGGTVFLALGAGFVAYSVRRERLGF, encoded by the coding sequence GTGTCCGCCGCTCACCGATCGTCGTCCACCGCACGCCGATCGCTGCTGACCGCCACCGCCGCGGGGGCCCTGCTGGGCGCCCTGTGGTTCGTGCCCTCCGCCAACGCGACGGGGGACGAGCCGGCGAGAACGGACCCCTCCGTGACCCGGACGACGCAGGTCACCCAGCAGGCACGGGCCGCGTCCGAGAGCACGGACGACACCGCCGAGGACAGCACCCGGCTCGCCGACACCGGAAGCTTCGACACCACGCCGTACATCGTCGGCGGGACCGTCTTCCTGGCGCTGGGCGCGGGCTTCGTCGCCTACTCGGTGCGCCGCGAGCGTCTCGGATTTTGA
- a CDS encoding S8 family peptidase: MTSPASAEPEQRPSGAAASFTSPHRITLITGDRVSVDSKGRVVGLERAKGREHIPVQIRKADGHTLVTPADAARLVAAGKLDQRLFDVTELGKSATRTSQAKGLKVIVGYQGAAAGAKADVRDAGKLRRTLKSLNADAVQTPHQDTPELWDALTNGDKAASGIAHVWLDGVRKASLDKSVAQIGAPKAWGAGYDGKGVKIAVLDTGVDATHPDLKDQVIAAKNFSPSATAEDKVGHGTHVASIAAGTGAKSGGKFKGVAPGADILNGKVLDDQGFGDDSGILAGMEWAAEQGAQVVNLSLGGTDTPEVDPLEAAVNKLSAEKGILFAIAAGNSGPESVGSPGSADAALTVGAVDDKDKLAGFSSTGPRLGDGAIKPDVTAPGVDITAASAKGSLIEQEVGEKPAGYLTISGTSMATPHVAGAAAILKQQHPDWTYAELKGALTASTKGGKYTPFEQGSGRIQVDKAIKQTVIADPVSVSFGVQQWPHTDDKPVTEGLTYRNLGTKDVTLTLSATATNPKGQAAPAGFFKLGATKVTVPAGGKASVDLTVNTKLGGTVDGAYSAYVTATGGGQSVRTAAAVQREVESYDVTVKHIDKDGKPAPEYNTVLLGYSGLATDRVYQVPVAASGTTKMRLPKGTYLLDAWIAKDWVNLEGGLDWVVQPKLNVTKNTAVTIDGRTTRSADITVPDAQAKPVVASAGYFYEPAGIGIAVGLGSFADVRMAHLGPEIASGLSQTWNGQWTKGADTEYDVATTAKVKKIQGNKVRHFKAGELAKVKNNLGAAAPGKTGGLLPVGLLPADIAIGTPVEQKLPGSRTVYLSTSDKIQWTFDLEQYAGKDADGFPIVDAYYTLGDPQTFKAGQSYTKTFNTAVFGPHINKDFGLFRDGNDIYGSLPLFADANKHAGSSDFTAVTTNLYRNGTKIGTNEDPLFGEPFKVPAGDAEYKLTTSVKRSVKVAAASTRIDASWTFRSKKPPTSGGDSAAEQVKLPASTVRFNAKTGLDSRVEADKKVTFPVSVVGAAAGSNLKSLHVYVSYDYGQTWKKLEVKDGKITVKNPAKGKAISFHAKVADKKGNKSTISIYNAYYGK; encoded by the coding sequence ATGACCAGCCCGGCGTCGGCCGAACCGGAGCAGCGCCCGTCCGGCGCCGCTGCCTCGTTCACGTCCCCCCACCGCATCACCCTGATCACGGGTGACCGGGTCTCCGTCGACTCCAAGGGCCGCGTGGTCGGCCTGGAGCGGGCGAAGGGGCGCGAGCACATACCCGTACAGATACGCAAGGCCGACGGGCACACGCTCGTCACCCCGGCCGACGCGGCCCGGTTGGTCGCCGCCGGCAAGCTCGACCAGCGGCTGTTCGACGTCACCGAGCTGGGCAAGTCCGCGACGCGTACCTCCCAGGCCAAGGGCCTGAAGGTCATCGTCGGCTACCAGGGCGCCGCGGCCGGCGCCAAGGCGGACGTCCGGGACGCGGGCAAGCTCCGCCGGACCCTGAAGTCCCTCAACGCGGACGCGGTGCAGACTCCGCACCAGGACACGCCCGAACTGTGGGACGCGCTCACCAATGGCGACAAGGCCGCCTCCGGCATCGCGCACGTCTGGCTCGACGGCGTCCGCAAGGCCAGCCTCGACAAGTCCGTCGCGCAGATCGGCGCCCCCAAGGCGTGGGGGGCCGGCTACGACGGCAAGGGCGTCAAGATCGCCGTACTGGACACCGGTGTCGACGCGACCCACCCGGACCTCAAGGACCAGGTGATCGCGGCCAAGAACTTCTCGCCGTCCGCCACCGCGGAGGACAAGGTCGGCCACGGCACGCACGTCGCGTCCATCGCGGCGGGCACCGGCGCCAAGTCGGGTGGCAAGTTCAAGGGCGTCGCACCAGGCGCCGACATCCTCAACGGCAAGGTCCTCGACGACCAGGGCTTCGGCGACGACTCCGGCATCCTCGCCGGCATGGAGTGGGCCGCCGAGCAGGGCGCCCAGGTCGTCAACCTCAGCCTCGGCGGCACGGACACCCCGGAGGTCGACCCGCTGGAGGCGGCGGTCAACAAACTGTCCGCCGAGAAGGGCATCCTCTTCGCGATCGCGGCGGGCAACTCCGGCCCGGAGTCGGTCGGTTCGCCGGGCAGCGCGGACGCGGCCCTCACCGTCGGCGCCGTCGACGACAAGGACAAGCTCGCCGGGTTCTCCAGCACCGGCCCGCGGCTCGGCGACGGCGCCATCAAGCCGGACGTCACCGCGCCCGGCGTGGACATCACGGCCGCGTCCGCCAAGGGCAGCCTCATCGAGCAGGAGGTCGGCGAGAAGCCGGCCGGCTACCTGACCATTTCCGGTACGTCCATGGCGACCCCGCATGTCGCGGGCGCCGCGGCGATCCTCAAGCAGCAGCACCCGGACTGGACGTACGCCGAGCTGAAGGGCGCGCTGACCGCCTCCACCAAGGGCGGCAAGTACACGCCGTTCGAGCAGGGTTCGGGCCGCATCCAGGTCGACAAGGCCATCAAGCAGACCGTGATCGCCGACCCGGTGTCGGTGAGCTTCGGTGTGCAGCAGTGGCCGCACACCGACGACAAGCCGGTCACCGAGGGCCTGACGTACCGCAACCTCGGTACGAAGGACGTCACGCTCACGCTGTCCGCGACCGCCACCAACCCCAAGGGGCAGGCGGCTCCTGCGGGCTTCTTCAAGCTCGGCGCGACGAAGGTGACGGTCCCGGCGGGCGGCAAGGCCTCCGTCGACCTGACCGTCAACACCAAGCTGGGCGGCACGGTCGACGGCGCCTACTCCGCGTATGTGACGGCGACGGGCGGCGGGCAGAGCGTCCGTACGGCCGCCGCGGTGCAGCGTGAGGTGGAGTCGTACGACGTCACCGTCAAGCACATCGACAAGGACGGCAAGCCGGCCCCCGAGTACAACACCGTCCTGCTCGGCTACTCGGGTCTGGCGACGGACCGGGTCTACCAGGTGCCGGTCGCCGCGTCCGGCACGACCAAGATGCGGCTGCCCAAGGGCACGTATCTGCTGGACGCCTGGATCGCCAAGGACTGGGTGAACCTGGAGGGCGGCCTCGACTGGGTGGTCCAGCCGAAGCTGAACGTCACCAAGAACACTGCCGTGACGATCGACGGGCGCACGACCAGGTCGGCCGACATCACCGTGCCGGACGCACAGGCCAAGCCGGTGGTCGCCAGCGCCGGTTACTTCTACGAGCCGGCGGGCATCGGTATCGCCGTCGGCCTCGGCTCCTTCGCCGACGTGCGCATGGCGCACCTGGGCCCGGAGATCGCGAGCGGCCTGAGCCAGACCTGGAACGGCCAGTGGACCAAGGGCGCCGACACCGAGTACGACGTCGCCACCACCGCCAAGGTCAAGAAGATCCAGGGCAACAAGGTCCGCCACTTCAAGGCGGGCGAGCTCGCCAAGGTGAAGAACAACCTCGGTGCCGCGGCCCCCGGCAAGACCGGCGGACTGCTGCCTGTGGGCCTCCTCCCGGCGGACATCGCGATCGGCACGCCGGTCGAGCAGAAGCTGCCGGGCTCGCGGACGGTGTACCTGTCGACGTCCGACAAGATCCAGTGGACGTTCGACCTCGAGCAGTACGCCGGCAAGGACGCGGACGGCTTCCCGATCGTCGACGCGTACTACACGCTGGGCGACCCGCAGACCTTCAAAGCGGGCCAGAGCTACACGAAGACCTTCAACACGGCGGTCTTCGGCCCGCACATCAACAAGGACTTCGGGCTGTTCCGTGACGGCAACGACATCTACGGCTCCCTGCCGCTGTTCGCCGACGCCAACAAGCACGCCGGCTCGTCGGACTTCACCGCGGTGACCACGAACCTGTACCGCAACGGCACCAAGATCGGCACCAACGAGGACCCGCTGTTCGGCGAGCCGTTCAAGGTCCCGGCCGGGGACGCCGAGTACAAGCTGACGACCTCGGTCAAGCGGAGCGTCAAGGTCGCGGCCGCCTCCACGCGGATCGACGCGAGCTGGACCTTCCGCTCCAAGAAGCCGCCGACGTCCGGTGGCGACTCGGCCGCCGAGCAGGTCAAGCTCCCTGCCTCCACGGTCCGCTTCAACGCCAAGACCGGCCTGGACAGCCGGGTCGAGGCCGACAAGAAGGTGACGTTCCCGGTCAGCGTCGTGGGTGCGGCCGCGGGCAGCAACCTCAAGTCGCTGCACGTGTACGTGTCGTACGACTACGGGCAGACCTGGAAGAAGCTCGAGGTCAAGGACGGCAAGATCACTGTGAAGAACCCGGCGAAGGGGAAGGCCATCTCCTTCCATGCCAAGGTCGCCGACAAGAAGGGCAACAAGTCGACGATCTCGATCTACAACGCGTATTACGGCAAGTGA
- the hutH gene encoding histidine ammonia-lyase, translating into MHTVVVGTSGVTASDVLAVARGGARVELSDEALAALGAAREIVEALAAKPEPVYGVSTGFGALATRHISQELRAQLQRNIVRSHAAGMGPRVEREVVRALMFLRLKTVCSGHTGVRPEVAQTMADVLNAGITPVVHEYGSLGCSGDLAPLSHCALALMGEGEAEGPDGSVRPAGELLAAHGIAPVELREKEGLALLNGTDGMLGMLIMALADLDTLYKSADVTAALSLEGLLGTDKVLAPELHAIRPHPGQGASAANMLAVLKGSGLTGHHQDDAPRVQDAYSVRCAPQVAGAGRDTMAHARLVAERELASAVDNPVVLPDGRVESNGNFHGAPVAYVLDFLAIAVADLASIAERRTDRLLDKNRSHGLPPFLADDAGVDSGLMIAQYTQAALVSELKRLAVPASADSIPSSAMQEDHVSMGWSAARKLRTAVDNLTRVLAVELYAATRAIELREGLAPAPASQAVIDAVRAAGVQGPGPDRFLAPDLAAADAFVRGGELVVAVEKVTGPLQ; encoded by the coding sequence ATGCACACTGTGGTGGTGGGGACGTCCGGGGTCACCGCGTCCGACGTCCTTGCCGTGGCGCGCGGTGGGGCGCGTGTCGAGTTGTCGGACGAGGCGCTCGCGGCGCTTGGCGCGGCGCGCGAGATCGTGGAGGCGTTGGCGGCCAAGCCCGAGCCGGTCTACGGCGTCTCCACCGGCTTCGGCGCCCTGGCGACCCGGCACATCAGCCAGGAGCTGCGGGCCCAGCTGCAGCGCAACATCGTGCGCTCGCACGCCGCCGGGATGGGGCCGCGGGTGGAGCGGGAGGTCGTACGGGCGCTGATGTTCCTGCGGCTCAAGACCGTCTGCTCGGGGCATACCGGTGTGCGGCCGGAGGTCGCCCAGACCATGGCCGACGTTCTCAACGCCGGGATCACGCCCGTCGTCCACGAATACGGTTCCCTCGGCTGCTCCGGTGATCTCGCTCCCCTTTCGCACTGCGCCCTCGCCCTTATGGGGGAAGGGGAGGCGGAAGGTCCGGACGGGAGCGTGCGGCCTGCTGGAGAACTGCTCGCCGCCCACGGCATCGCACCCGTCGAGCTGCGGGAGAAGGAGGGGCTCGCCCTCCTCAACGGCACCGACGGCATGCTCGGGATGCTGATCATGGCCCTCGCCGACCTCGACACCCTTTACAAGTCCGCCGACGTCACCGCCGCGCTGAGCCTTGAAGGGCTCCTCGGGACCGACAAGGTGCTCGCACCCGAGCTGCATGCCATTCGGCCGCATCCCGGTCAGGGCGCCTCCGCGGCCAACATGCTGGCCGTGCTGAAGGGTTCGGGGCTGACCGGGCATCACCAGGACGACGCGCCCCGCGTGCAGGACGCGTACTCGGTGCGGTGTGCTCCGCAGGTCGCCGGTGCCGGGCGGGACACCATGGCGCATGCGCGGCTCGTCGCCGAGCGGGAGCTGGCGTCGGCGGTCGACAATCCCGTCGTGCTGCCCGACGGGCGCGTCGAGTCCAACGGCAACTTCCACGGGGCGCCCGTCGCTTACGTGCTCGACTTCCTCGCCATCGCCGTCGCCGACCTCGCCTCCATCGCGGAGCGCCGTACCGACCGGCTGCTGGACAAGAACCGCAGCCATGGGCTGCCGCCGTTCCTGGCCGACGACGCGGGTGTCGACTCGGGGCTGATGATCGCCCAGTACACGCAGGCCGCCCTGGTGAGCGAGTTGAAGCGGCTGGCCGTGCCCGCGTCCGCCGACTCCATTCCCTCCTCCGCCATGCAGGAGGACCACGTCTCCATGGGCTGGTCCGCCGCCCGCAAGCTGCGTACGGCCGTCGACAACCTCACGCGTGTTCTGGCGGTTGAGCTGTACGCCGCCACCCGTGCCATCGAGCTGCGGGAGGGACTCGCGCCGGCGCCGGCCTCGCAGGCGGTCATCGACGCCGTACGGGCCGCCGGCGTCCAGGGTCCGGGGCCGGACCGGTTCCTGGCGCCCGACCTGGCCGCCGCCGACGCGTTCGTGCGGGGTGGGGAGCTGGTCGTGGCGGTGGAGAAGGTCACCGGGCCGCTCCAGTAA
- a CDS encoding Ig-like domain-containing protein codes for MEKRVMTNSKRRKGLAVASALLGGVLVLSACSGGDDDASGSGDGDTSQAKVDEAAAKKTSEAQIKITPEDGTDNASINNSAAVTVSKGTLTEVTMTTAEGAAVEGAISADKTSWKPNAQLERSTTYKISVTAKDSKGLEAHENASFTTVSPNNSFLGYFTPEDGSTVGVGMPVSINFDKSITNKADVQKGITVSTTSGQEVVCHWFNDTRMDCRPDEYWQEGSTVTLKMALDGVQGADGVYGVQQKTVTFKIGRNQVTYVDAKTKQMKVTQDGKTIKTIPISAGSPENKTYEGIMVMSEMFKETRMNGATVGFTDDDGKGEYDIKDVPHAIRLTNSGTFVHGNYWGAKSIFGSVNTSHGCVGLSDTKGANDKGTAGYWFYTNSIVGDVVIVQNTGDKTVSPDNGLNGWNMDWAQWKAGSAV; via the coding sequence ATGGAGAAGCGTGTGATGACGAACAGTAAGCGGCGCAAGGGCCTGGCGGTCGCGTCCGCACTGCTCGGCGGTGTCCTGGTGCTCTCTGCCTGCTCCGGCGGTGACGACGACGCCTCCGGAAGCGGCGACGGCGACACCTCGCAGGCCAAGGTCGACGAGGCGGCCGCCAAGAAGACCTCCGAAGCCCAGATCAAGATCACGCCCGAGGACGGCACCGACAACGCCTCCATCAACAACTCCGCCGCCGTCACCGTGAGCAAGGGCACGCTCACCGAGGTGACGATGACGACCGCCGAGGGCGCCGCGGTCGAGGGCGCGATATCCGCCGACAAGACCAGCTGGAAGCCCAACGCCCAGCTGGAGCGCTCCACGACCTACAAGATCTCGGTGACGGCGAAGGACTCCAAGGGCCTGGAGGCCCACGAGAACGCCTCCTTCACCACGGTCTCCCCGAACAACAGCTTCCTCGGCTACTTCACGCCGGAGGACGGCTCCACCGTCGGCGTCGGTATGCCCGTGTCGATCAACTTCGACAAGTCGATCACCAACAAGGCGGACGTCCAGAAGGGCATCACCGTCTCCACCACCAGCGGCCAGGAAGTCGTCTGCCACTGGTTCAACGACACCCGCATGGACTGCCGGCCCGACGAGTACTGGCAGGAGGGCTCCACCGTCACCCTGAAGATGGCCCTGGACGGGGTCCAGGGCGCCGACGGTGTCTACGGCGTCCAGCAGAAGACGGTCACCTTCAAGATCGGCCGCAACCAGGTCACCTACGTCGACGCGAAGACCAAGCAGATGAAGGTCACGCAGGACGGCAAGACCATCAAGACCATCCCGATCTCCGCCGGCTCGCCCGAGAACAAGACGTACGAGGGCATCATGGTGATGTCGGAGATGTTCAAGGAGACGCGCATGAACGGCGCGACCGTGGGCTTCACCGACGACGACGGCAAGGGCGAGTACGACATCAAGGACGTGCCGCACGCCATCCGCCTCACCAACTCCGGCACCTTCGTGCACGGCAACTACTGGGGCGCCAAGTCCATCTTCGGCAGCGTGAACACCAGCCACGGCTGCGTGGGCCTGTCCGACACCAAGGGTGCCAACGACAAGGGCACGGCGGGCTACTGGTTCTACACCAACTCGATCGTCGGTGACGTCGTGATCGTCCAGAACACCGGCGACAAGACGGTCTCGCCGGACAACGGCCTCAACGGCTGGAACATGGACTGGGCACAGTGGAAGGCCGGTTCGGCCGTCTGA
- a CDS encoding ABC transporter ATP-binding protein, whose product MYELKSVTKRYTRGKESVDALDGVDLTIADGDRLVIQGPTGGGKSTLLQMLGGLDRPTAGEVVLDGTDLAKLSETRLTKVRSENIGFVFQSFNLIPTLTAQENVETALVPLGIKTKERRERAAEALKSVGLGERLGHLPSEMSGGQQQRVAIARALVKEPKVLLADEPTGNLDESMRDEIMDVLERMWKELGLTFIMVTHDSAIAKKAPRVATIRKGRISVKENAGA is encoded by the coding sequence ATGTACGAACTCAAGAGCGTCACCAAGCGCTACACCCGAGGCAAGGAATCCGTAGACGCCCTCGACGGAGTCGATCTCACCATCGCCGACGGCGACCGGCTCGTCATCCAGGGCCCCACCGGCGGCGGCAAGTCCACTCTCCTGCAGATGCTCGGTGGGCTGGACCGGCCCACCGCAGGTGAAGTCGTCCTCGACGGGACCGACTTGGCCAAGCTCTCCGAGACCCGGCTGACAAAGGTCCGCAGCGAGAACATCGGGTTCGTGTTCCAGTCCTTCAACCTCATCCCCACCCTCACCGCACAGGAGAACGTCGAGACCGCCCTCGTCCCCCTCGGCATCAAGACGAAGGAGCGGCGCGAACGGGCCGCCGAGGCGCTGAAGTCGGTCGGGCTCGGCGAGCGGCTCGGGCATCTGCCGAGCGAGATGTCCGGCGGCCAGCAGCAGCGCGTCGCCATCGCCCGCGCGCTGGTCAAGGAGCCGAAGGTGCTGCTGGCCGACGAACCCACCGGCAACCTCGACGAGTCGATGCGCGACGAGATCATGGACGTACTCGAACGCATGTGGAAGGAACTCGGGTTGACCTTCATCATGGTCACCCACGACTCGGCGATCGCGAAAAAGGCCCCGCGGGTGGCAACCATTCGCAAGGGACGGATCAGTGTCAAGGAGAACGCGGGGGCGTAA
- a CDS encoding enoyl-CoA hydratase/isomerase family protein encodes MSEERYGEFVLVRRHGDGGDGGVGHVAELVLDRPKAMNAVSTEMARSIAGACAALGADRDVRVVVLTSTHERAFCVGADLKERNSFSDADLVRQRPVARGAYTGVLELPVPTIAAVHGFALGGGFELALSCDVIVADRTAVVGLPEVSVGVIPGGGGTQLLPRRVGAARAAELIFTARRVEAGEARELGLVDVLVEEGRDREEALALGGRIAVNSPVGLRAAKRALRMGHGLDLRAGLEVEDAAWRATAFSGDRAEGVAAFNEKRRPEWPGE; translated from the coding sequence ATGAGTGAGGAGCGGTACGGGGAGTTCGTGCTGGTGCGGCGACACGGTGACGGGGGTGACGGGGGTGTCGGGCATGTCGCGGAGCTCGTCCTCGACCGGCCCAAGGCCATGAACGCCGTGTCGACGGAGATGGCCCGTTCGATCGCGGGGGCGTGCGCGGCGTTGGGTGCGGACCGTGACGTACGGGTGGTGGTGCTGACCTCGACGCATGAGCGGGCGTTCTGTGTCGGGGCGGATCTGAAGGAGCGGAATTCCTTCAGTGACGCGGATCTGGTGCGGCAGCGGCCCGTGGCGCGGGGGGCGTACACGGGGGTGCTGGAGTTGCCGGTGCCGACGATCGCGGCGGTGCACGGCTTCGCGCTGGGCGGTGGCTTCGAGCTGGCGCTGTCCTGCGATGTGATCGTGGCCGACCGTACGGCTGTGGTGGGGCTGCCCGAGGTGTCGGTCGGGGTGATTCCGGGGGGTGGCGGCACCCAGTTGCTGCCCCGGCGGGTGGGGGCCGCTCGGGCGGCGGAGCTGATCTTCACGGCGCGGCGGGTCGAGGCCGGTGAGGCCCGGGAGCTGGGGCTCGTGGACGTGCTGGTGGAGGAGGGGCGGGATCGGGAGGAGGCCCTGGCGCTGGGGGGCCGGATCGCCGTGAACTCGCCGGTGGGGCTGCGGGCGGCCAAGCGGGCGCTGCGGATGGGGCACGGGCTGGATCTGCGGGCCGGGCTGGAGGTCGAGGACGCGGCTTGGCGGGCGACGGCGTTCTCGGGAGACCGGGCGGAGGGGGTGGCGGCGTTCAACGAGAAGCGGCGGCCTGAGTGGCCGGGGGAGTGA
- a CDS encoding sensor domain-containing diguanylate cyclase: MGEDRRLAAVVALAQGMAAAHTPRESWRAAALGACRALDGSFAALSVWERELGRLRVLVNVGDRARGEEEFPGDEAYPVHQFPEITEFLHERWAAGGEPNAWVETADGPSTGHPGYCHQRVAALRRRGRGCCVVAPIVLNGRAWGELYVARAAGAPVFDRGDADFATVLASVVAAGMAQCERLEEARRLAFTDALTGLANRRAVDVRLEEAIERHRGHGVVVSLVVCDLNGLKRVNDTLGHAVGDRLLERFGSVLSLCGAMLPGALAARLGGDEFCLLVVGSPVGDVVKAADELCRRAAELELGEGVACGVASTEDAVGPVRSARRLFRLADAAQYQAKAVRAGKPVVAGREGPDDPVVRLADAEPAGEGAVERRRFRGRVP, translated from the coding sequence ATGGGTGAGGACAGACGGCTCGCGGCCGTAGTGGCGTTGGCGCAGGGGATGGCGGCGGCGCACACTCCGCGTGAGTCCTGGCGGGCGGCGGCGCTCGGGGCGTGCCGGGCGCTGGACGGGAGCTTTGCGGCGCTGTCGGTGTGGGAGCGGGAGCTCGGGCGGTTGCGGGTGCTCGTGAACGTGGGGGACCGGGCTCGGGGGGAGGAGGAGTTTCCGGGCGACGAGGCCTATCCCGTGCATCAGTTCCCGGAGATCACCGAGTTCCTGCACGAGCGGTGGGCCGCCGGTGGTGAGCCCAACGCCTGGGTGGAGACGGCCGACGGACCGTCCACCGGTCATCCCGGGTACTGCCATCAGCGGGTGGCCGCCCTGCGCCGGCGTGGGCGAGGGTGCTGTGTCGTGGCGCCGATCGTGCTGAACGGGCGTGCCTGGGGGGAGCTGTATGTCGCCCGTGCCGCCGGTGCGCCTGTCTTCGACCGTGGGGACGCCGACTTCGCGACCGTGCTGGCCTCCGTCGTGGCCGCCGGGATGGCGCAGTGCGAGCGGCTGGAGGAGGCTCGGCGGCTCGCCTTCACCGACGCGCTCACGGGGCTGGCCAATCGGCGTGCCGTCGATGTGCGGTTGGAGGAGGCCATTGAGCGGCATCGCGGCCACGGGGTTGTCGTGAGCCTCGTCGTCTGTGATCTCAATGGGCTCAAGCGTGTGAACGACACGCTGGGGCATGCCGTGGGGGACCGGCTTCTGGAGCGGTTCGGGTCGGTGCTGTCGCTGTGCGGCGCCATGTTGCCCGGGGCTCTCGCCGCCCGGCTCGGCGGTGACGAGTTCTGTCTGCTTGTCGTCGGGTCGCCCGTCGGCGATGTCGTGAAGGCTGCCGATGAATTGTGCCGTCGGGCTGCTGAGTTGGAGTTGGGGGAGGGGGTCGCGTGTGGGGTGGCGTCGACCGAGGATGCCGTCGGGCCGGTTCGCTCTGCGCGGCGGCTGTTTCGGCTTGCTGATGCGGCTCAGTACCAGGCGAAGGCGGTTCGGGCCGGCAAGCCTGTGGTCGCGGGGCGGGAGGGGCCGGACGATCCTGTGGTGCGGCTCGCTGACGCGGAGCCGGCGGGGGAGGGGGCCGTGGAGCGGCGGCGGTTCCGTGGCCGTGTGCCGTGA
- a CDS encoding ABC transporter permease: MFFTYLRRELRRRRKAALVVASGLALGIALVIVVNSVSSGMSKAQDKVLQSLYGLGTDMTVTKAAEPTANSSERPRFQFDAQADGSDEEQSSDRVMVQGFQTLASSTVAKVGSQNGVSDAVGGLSLQVIKVSGEFTRGEFQQDQNSGGQQGGGPGQQGGGGTGQPQGEVRGGGADFDVNNYSVYGADVTKPALGPLTSSKITSGRTFKTTETNAEVVVADTSYAKEKKLKVGSTVTVKGTKFKVIGIATPDSGDAAANLYIPLKQAQTLADAKDKVTTIYVKATDSQQIDSVKSTIQKNISGTTVTTSADLADTVSGSLSTASSLATSVGKWLSIAVLVAAFLVAGLLTSSAVSRRVREFGTLKALGWKSGRVTRQVVGEAFVNGLLGGALGIAVGLAGAYVVTAISPTLQAQLGGGGGGMGGGPGGGGFGGGPGRQTASTTLDVALTAPVSLTTVALAVGLAVTGGLIAGAFGGWRASRLRPADALRRVE, encoded by the coding sequence ATGTTCTTCACCTACCTGAGGCGCGAGCTGCGCCGCCGCAGAAAGGCGGCCCTCGTCGTCGCCTCCGGACTCGCGCTGGGCATCGCGCTGGTCATCGTGGTCAACTCCGTGTCCTCCGGCATGAGCAAGGCCCAGGACAAGGTCCTGCAGTCCCTGTACGGCCTGGGCACGGACATGACCGTCACCAAGGCCGCCGAGCCGACCGCGAACAGCTCCGAGCGGCCGCGCTTCCAGTTCGACGCGCAGGCGGACGGCTCCGACGAGGAGCAGTCCAGCGACCGTGTGATGGTCCAGGGTTTCCAGACGCTGGCGAGCTCGACCGTGGCCAAGGTCGGCTCGCAGAACGGTGTTTCGGACGCCGTCGGCGGGCTGAGCCTGCAGGTCATCAAGGTCAGCGGGGAGTTCACGCGGGGTGAGTTCCAGCAGGACCAGAACAGCGGGGGCCAGCAGGGCGGCGGTCCCGGGCAGCAGGGCGGTGGGGGCACCGGGCAGCCGCAGGGCGAAGTGCGCGGTGGCGGCGCCGACTTCGACGTCAACAACTACTCCGTCTACGGCGCCGACGTCACCAAGCCGGCGCTCGGCCCGCTGACCTCGTCGAAGATCACCAGCGGCCGTACGTTCAAGACGACGGAGACGAACGCCGAGGTCGTCGTCGCCGACACGTCGTACGCCAAGGAGAAGAAGCTCAAGGTCGGCTCCACGGTCACCGTCAAGGGCACCAAGTTCAAGGTGATCGGCATCGCCACGCCCGACAGCGGGGACGCGGCCGCCAACCTCTACATCCCGCTGAAGCAGGCGCAGACGCTCGCCGACGCGAAGGACAAGGTCACCACGATCTACGTCAAGGCGACCGACTCCCAGCAGATCGACTCCGTCAAGTCGACCATCCAGAAGAACATCTCCGGTACGACGGTGACGACCTCCGCGGACCTCGCGGACACGGTGTCCGGCTCCCTGTCGACGGCTTCGTCTCTCGCCACCAGCGTCGGCAAATGGCTGTCCATCGCCGTGCTGGTGGCGGCGTTCCTGGTGGCCGGGCTGCTGACCTCCTCGGCGGTGTCGCGCCGGGTGCGGGAGTTCGGCACGCTGAAGGCGCTGGGGTGGAAGTCGGGCCGGGTGACCCGGCAGGTGGTCGGCGAGGCGTTCGTCAACGGGCTGCTCGGCGGTGCGCTGGGTATCGCGGTCGGGCTCGCGGGGGCGTACGTCGTGACGGCGATCAGCCCGACGCTGCAGGCCCAGTTGGGCGGCGGTGGTGGCGGCATGGGAGGCGGCCCGGGAGGCGGTGGCTTCGGGGGTGGTCCTGGGCGGCAGACGGCGTCCACGACGCTCGACGTCGCGCTGACCGCGCCGGTCAGCCTGACGACGGTTGCCCTTGCGGTCGGGCTGGCGGTGACGGGTGGCCTGATCGCGGGCGCCTTCGGCGGCTGGCGGGCGTCTCGGCTCCGCCCGGCGGACGCACTGCGCCGCGTCGAGTAG